The following proteins are co-located in the Clavibacter capsici genome:
- a CDS encoding DUF4245 domain-containing protein gives MAKPRTPNVVAELGRPETPEETAARKAADSRRHRAKQTFRNLLYSLLVTVATVAVIVALVPRSNTTILPDVDYGAAAAEAQGGFPQTLVVPDLPNAWKSNDAEIRPAGRDGVAVWYIGLITPSNRYVGISQGIDANPTWLDETLQSAPEVSSEEIGGLEWTLYDNSRAEEPGNVVLAASAVDGDSTYAIYGTADANELRTAIEAVAAARATPADATPTPSPADGTTSTIAPEEGNEG, from the coding sequence GTGGCGAAGCCCCGCACCCCGAACGTCGTCGCCGAGCTCGGCCGGCCCGAGACGCCCGAGGAGACCGCCGCCCGCAAGGCCGCCGACTCCCGCCGCCACCGCGCCAAGCAGACCTTCCGCAACCTGCTCTACTCGCTGCTCGTCACGGTCGCGACCGTCGCGGTCATCGTCGCGCTGGTCCCCCGCTCGAACACCACGATCCTGCCCGACGTCGACTACGGCGCCGCGGCGGCCGAGGCCCAGGGCGGCTTCCCGCAGACGCTCGTGGTGCCCGACCTGCCGAACGCGTGGAAGAGCAACGACGCGGAGATCCGCCCGGCCGGACGCGACGGCGTGGCCGTCTGGTACATCGGGCTCATCACGCCGAGCAACCGCTACGTCGGGATCTCGCAGGGCATCGACGCGAACCCCACGTGGCTCGACGAGACGCTGCAGTCGGCGCCCGAGGTGAGCTCCGAGGAGATCGGCGGCCTCGAGTGGACCCTGTACGACAACTCGCGGGCGGAGGAGCCCGGCAACGTCGTGCTCGCCGCGAGCGCCGTCGACGGCGACAGCACGTACGCGATCTACGGCACGGCCGACGCCAACGAGCTGCGCACCGCGATCGAGGCGGTCGCCGCCGCGCGCGCCACCCCGGCGGACGCGACGCCGACGCCGTCGCCCGCCGACGGCACCACCAGCACCATCGCACCGGAAGAGGGGAACGAGGGATGA
- a CDS encoding carbonic anhydrase encodes MTDQVETAQEDTVQDDAVQAPAAVWAEMVEGNARFVAGTPQHPRQDVERRAALAHVQRPVAALFGCSDSRLAAEIIFDKGLGDLFVIRNAGQIISDSVLGSLEYAVGVLGVPLIVVLGHDECGAVRAAIESAAPGAEALPPHIANLIAPIAPAVHRVAGDHVVPSEVDAGEVGRQHLRGTVTRMLEASEMISDKVAAGSLAIVGANYKLLEGTAVPDVIVGDIPR; translated from the coding sequence ATGACGGACCAGGTCGAGACCGCGCAGGAGGACACCGTGCAGGACGACGCCGTGCAGGCGCCCGCCGCGGTGTGGGCGGAGATGGTCGAGGGCAACGCGCGCTTCGTCGCCGGCACGCCCCAGCACCCGCGCCAGGACGTCGAGCGCCGCGCCGCGCTCGCGCACGTGCAGCGCCCGGTGGCCGCGCTCTTCGGCTGCAGCGACTCGCGCCTCGCGGCCGAGATCATCTTCGACAAGGGCCTCGGCGACCTCTTCGTGATCCGCAACGCCGGCCAGATCATCTCCGACTCCGTGCTCGGCAGCCTCGAGTACGCCGTCGGCGTGCTGGGCGTGCCGCTGATCGTGGTGCTCGGGCACGACGAGTGCGGCGCCGTGCGCGCCGCCATCGAGAGCGCCGCGCCCGGCGCCGAGGCGCTGCCGCCGCACATCGCGAACCTCATCGCGCCCATCGCGCCCGCCGTGCACCGCGTCGCGGGCGACCACGTCGTGCCCAGCGAGGTCGACGCCGGCGAGGTCGGCCGCCAGCACCTGCGCGGCACCGTGACCCGCATGCTCGAGGCCTCCGAGATGATCTCCGACAAGGTGGCGGCCGGTAGCCTGGCCATCGTCGGCGCCAACTACAAGCTCCTCGAGGGCACCGCGGTGCCCGACGTCATCGTGGGCGACATCCCTCGCTAG